The DNA region CCATTCATTTAAAGcatctggtgatattctatattttcattaccatcaacaaatcccatgaaaagacctaAAACAAATGTCTGTGCAGTTAAAGCCTAATGTCGCTTACAGCACTGCAGCAAGGTGAGTATTTAAACTACTGGAGTTCAGCAGAAACAAGATATTTAACTAGTGTTTTTAAAGGCTCAATCAGTCATTCTTTTACCAATTTAAGCTGCAGGTACATTCTCATACATCATTAAAAGATTGAACCTACAGTTGAGTTTCTCATCTGataattgaaaataatgaatCCTGACGTTACAGAAAATTCCCTTTTCACATAGTGCTGAAACTGTTATGtcaatcaaaagaaaagaatacaatttttttgttaattcattttcagttcTATTATCAATCATGTAGGTTATTTATCAGGCAAACAATGcctgatatgtaatatactactgattgtaagtcgctttggataaaagcgtctgctaaatgactgtaatgtaatgtaatgtaatgtaacagtcTGAGACTCTCATGTGGGgttttcttgcatttttttgtgtgaattgaTACTTTTTTAAAGACTATTTTGCCAAATCAAGCAATTCAAAAGCTTCATCTTAGGCTTTGGGGCAttgtaaaagttatttttcatacatattttattttttttatactatatgATAGAAATAATAGTTTaattgataaagaaaatgatcattCATGTCAGCCTCCCTTTCACATCaagaaacattaataaatgagCTGCCAGGACATGAAAacaccttcttcttttttttgctggtgaggcaactctttttttttgctaacgAGTAAAATAACAGAAGAAACAAGACAATTTCAGGAAGGCTTTACAATTCTTATCCAGACACCAGCTGGCAATGAGACTTGAACAGCCGCCTGTAAATGATATCTAGTGGTTCAGTATGTCAGTGGATTATCATCATCTCTTTGTTGTGCCAAACTGTTTTTTGTCATCTGGTGTCCCCCTTCTACCATCTATGTGTTGTGCTTTCATGTCCAATCCTAAAACCCCCTAAAACCACAATCTCTCACCCCTAAACCCACCCACTCCCTAAACCCAGCAGGATTAAACACCCCCTCACATATGCCCCCTCCAgataacatgtgtgtgtgtgtgtgtgtgtgtgtgtgtgtgtgtgtgtgtgcatgtgagtgtgtgtgtgtcgtgggGGTGTGGGGGAGGACATGTCTCCGTGGGCACAATTTGAATGTTTGAGCATCAACTGTTGTTTGCTCCTCTAAtagcagctcttttttttttttttctttctatttggGTGCCAGAGTCACAGGAACAGAATCTGTCGGTGGGCGTTTGAATGAAGGAGGCTGACAAGCACAGTTAACCTGCTGCGTGCACAAATGCTCCTCTGTGCAACTCAGTGTGACAGAACACAACCAGGAACATGGTTATAAAGGCAAGCGAGCTGTGAGCGCAGGCGcagaacacactcacacactatctcatatatatatatatatatatatatatatatatatatatttgcatatatatatatatatatttatatatatatatatatatgcaatataTGGCAGctcatttattaatgtttcttGATGTGAAAGGGAGGCTGACATGaatgatcattttctttatcaattAAACTATTATTTCTATCAATCatatagtattaaaaaaatgacaaatatgtatgaaaaataacttttacaaTGCCCCAAAGCCTAAGATGAAGCTTTTGAATTGCTTGATTTGGCAAAATAGTCTTTAAAAAAGTAtcaattcacacaaaaaaatgcaagaaaacCCCACATGAGAGCCTCAGACTGtttcatatgtatatatatatatatatatatacatatatatatatatatagattatatagatatatatatatatatatatatatagatagatatatatagatatatatatctatatatatctatatatatatatgcaaaacaCGTCACCAGAGTGTAACGGGGGACACAGTGGATGGAGGTGTGAACTCACATGCCGACGTCCCCATAGGTGTTGTAAAATTCCATCTGGGTGCACGCCTGGATCCAGCCCACCACCCATGTCTCATTGCGAGCCAGGGGGGGCATCACAATCCGCGCCGAGGCTTTGAAATAGGGCGTCTTGTATCGAAGCACTATGGGCGAGTTCTCCTCGATGACGGTCGGGCAGTGGTCGATGGTGGCCGACAGGTCGTACACCACGATGTTCTCCCGCTTTACGCGCGACTTGTTACAGGCGATGCTCTGGATGCAGCCCATGGCGGTGCAGGTGACGGTGATGGTCAGCAGCAGCCAAGTGAGCCTGCCAGGCCTGGAGAACCGCGCTGCCGACTGGGACTCGACCAGGATCAGCACTATGAGGCCGTGCATCAGATGGAGCTGTAAGGCAGAGAGGTGGGTGCTACCACGCTGTATGGAGGGCCCCGGATCACAGTCACAATCAGGCTCCGGTGAGGTCACAGCTGGGTCCAGTGAGACCAGGAGACCAGGTTCAATCCCCCCTGGACCCGCCTTGCTGATGTATGGGCACGTCAACCGGCTCCAGGGTGCTCTGACCCCCTGCGTGAGCCCACAAGAGGAAACACCCTGCAAGGGTTAATAAAGTGTCACATGGATTTTGGACACATGTATGGTTGTATCTTCTCCACCGTGCACCCTCTCCTCAAGGATCCGACCCGCCTGCGCTCCTGCTCGAACCCCTGCCCGTAACCTTtgatcctcttcttccttccccGAGCTGTCATGTCACAACAGGCGTCGGGGGACCGGAGGACACCGGGGAGCCGGCAGGGGGACCCGGTGCTCGGGCGGTGAGGCTTGTTGATGCGGCACTGATGTGcatgagatgctgctgctgctgctgccggtaACGTTACCGTCCGTCATGCCTGTGGACTCGACGGCAGGGAAACCCGGTGAAACGAACAAAACATGCGATTCGGAGCATCTGTGACGGGAATAACAGCTTCCTCCAGCAGCGTTAGACGACACAGGCGGGTCGCTCCAGATCAAAACGAGCTAGAAATAAACCGACTGTCAACATATGTTACAGACTGATGAATCAATGACATTATGGGTGTGCTAATATACTAATATCAGATAAACAGTTTCATAGTAACCGTGCAGGGCAGCGTATCCGCCGCGCAGCATCCTCATGTGATGAAAGATGCGCTGCCGAGTGTCGCTGTTCAGCCTGCGTGGTGCTGAAGATGCTGAATGGACCAATGAGCGGCGGAGGGAGGCTGGAGGCGGAGGAGTGCCCGAGTCTGCACAGTAGTAGCTGTGCGACCTCTCTCCTCCATGTTGGAATAATGTGTTGTAAACATAAAGCAGAAAAGGCTAAACTggataaccccccccccccccaatgaTTATGCTTGATGGGGctgtaacataataataataataataataataataataattattattatattcctttattgatccccatgggggaaattcaagtgttgcagcagctcaactacacagacacagagaataaatacacatactatacaactacacagacaataaatacacatactatacaactacacagacaataaatacacatactatacaactacacagacacatacatactatactatacaacatactatacaacagacaataaatacacatactatacaactacacagacaataaatacacatactatacaactacacagacaataaatacacatactatacaactacacagacaataaatacacatactatacaactacacagacaataaatacacatactatacaactacacagacacagacaataaatacacatactatacaactacacagacacagagaataaatacacatactatacaactacacagacaataaatacacatactatacaactacacagacaataaatacacatactatacaactacacagacaataaatacacatactatacaactacacagacaataaatacacatactatacaataagataagataagatttattagtcccacagcggggaaatttacaggattacagcagcagagaggatatagtaaacaaaaaaaaccaagatcaaaataagtattataaataggcAAATGAGCattaaagaacagtaaagaacagtatagagaatccacagtgtattagtgtgttagtgtcatgtggtctactgggagcagagctggttgtgcaacctgacagcagcaggaaggaaggacttgcggtaataactttatttatatagcacctttttaaaaacaaagtttacaaagtgcttcgacagacaaggcagcaaaacagtgcaatagaagaaacattaagaacaatcgttaggataaaactaaactaagaaacaacaTGGAATAACAAGTGACagtcaaataaacgaacaaaataaataaaatcaagtgaaatacgTAAACATtaaatagtaaacgaatatatgATAAAATACTACAACCAAattaaaacgaaacattaaaacgaccacatcacataaaagccattctgtaaaaatgtgttttaagaagtgatttaaaaatggAAAGCAACAGGTCGTCTTTGCTGCAATCCGGGTCAGACTTTACTGATTATTTAGCCTAAATGTTGTGCTTATAAAACACCAATCCATGTCttattgttacattatttatttttttacaatacagtctatgtaattaaatataacatttctcATTGTGTAGGGAAACATGTGATTGGTTAGTGGCAGTCAGCTTGacccctttcaaaataaaaccgtCACAGTCTTGCCAAATCAAACTCACAAAAAGGTACATTAGTAGCTGCCCCCAGTGCATGAATTGTCATGGAGCTGTAGACgtacaaataataacaaaatctAGGCAATTGAAGGACTTCTCCTCCATTCTGGCATACTACTGgcgtagaaaaaaagaaagctcaaTAAATAGTCATGTGTGGTGAGATttttgttgttcattctgtTGTGTAAATACAAGATCCCCCAATATTTACTGGTGTCAGTTACACTCATGACCTTAACAGGCCTTATAACATTGTCTTTCCCTTAAGGACATGAGTAAGGAAAATATTGCTAACAATCTACTTTACTAAATGTTGGCTGTCTTTTAATGGCAACACGTTGCTGAACACTTTACAACCAGCAATTCCCTAACACACACcttgcataaacacacacacacacacctaaacctCACATAATCTTTATTGCTACTTTGAAAATATGCGTATAAATAATTTGaatctataaatatatgtatttattctttaatgttttcattctgatatatgcattttattgaACACACTCagatattttattgcacaaaGGTTTTTGATGCATGATGTACAGACTTTAATTCAGTCATGTTTGTGTATTGacgcttttttgttttgtttgacattttgtccgTTTGTAAACCCTGTTCCAAAAGAAACAAGATgtcatttcaacttttttatgGATGGAATGATAAATAAGTCATCTGTACTTTTTGAACTTACAATTGtgtatatttattgaaataGGCCTACCAGATTAGTCATAACTTTTAAACATACAATGTATTCAATGCTATTTGACTTAATTTAAGTAATATACCAATTTGTTTAGACCTTAACCTCCTCCTTATAATTTGTAGGTTGTTACAACAAACTCAGAGCCTACACAagatacaaaaataacattttcgggatctacagtaccagtcaaaagtttggacacaccttctcattcaatggtttttctttatttttatttttattcttttctacattgtagattaatattgaagacatccaaactatgaaggaacacatatggaattatgtggtaaacaaacaaatgctcaacaaaccagaatatgttttatattttagattcttcaaagtagttgaatgagaaggtgtgtccaaacttttgactggtactgtacaagcatgtacatttataaaataatgagcTTTGAATCTATAAACATGTTGAAGTATTGTGTAGACTTGTTCAACAAGACAGTTTATGGACAGCGGCTATAGAATTAACTGTGCAAGTCTGTTGTTGTTTcaagaacttttattttgaaaacgaACACATCCACACTGCGCAGCATCGTCATTTCCGGCTGGCAGGGCAGACATGCTGCTGATTCACACACAGAAGTGAAACAACGTCCTGTATTTATAGAATATAAACATGCCACTGAGATAAACAGTGGAAACTAAGCGGCAGTATCTTCTGGCAGGTTACCATGGTGAGCATGTGACATTTTATTAGACTGTTTAATGTCTGAGAGCCTCCAAACTAATACTTCCACATGTGCTAAGCTAATCAGAGCTAATGCTAACTTGGCTGGTGCAGATGAAGTGTTCTCTTTAACTTTATGTCACTGTAACTTCAGTGCAGCTAAAGCAGATGAGACATGTGTAAGAAGACTTCCCCTTTATAAACACTAATAACAACCAGTCAAATCTAGCATCTAATATTAttcaaaattatataaataaataagaaagtcATGTCAAAAATATGAGAGATTATGAGAGCTTTAGATGgagaagtgctttttttttcataataattcataataatgtGGTTATAAATTTCCACTAAGTGATGTATTGTTTACCTATATTTGTCATACatatttcagtttgatttaAGTGAAAAccacagtaataataataataataataacaacaacaacaacaacaacaacaaaagcttGGATGGAACAACAATCTGTTAATCAGAGGTGGGATCAGTCCCAATTAGGTTAAATCTCAAGTATTTGCACTCAAGTCCCAAGTCCTAAACTTTGAGTTTCGAGTCCTAAACAAGTCACAATGAGCTCTTTACTAAAGGTAATACTAGTTTAACAACAGAGTTGtaatatacaacattttattgtgGGCTGTTGGACTCGTTAAAACAAAGTGGATGTGGGGAATTGAGTGTCAACTTGCTGGAAATGAATAGTGTTAACGTTAATTGCTTCaggaattacatttaaataataatctttgAGCTGCAAGTCTTCAATGATTTTGTCAAGTCTGAAGTCATCAATGTGACTCAAGTCCACACCTTTGCTGTTCATTCTCTCTGCCTGTTATGTGTtaactttccttttttcctccctgtagGTCCCGACAGACTTGAAAGCCCTGATCCAGAGGTTTTATCACCTTCAGTCTGAGCGGGTGGAGACGTATCAGCTCTTTGAAGAGTAAGTTTGTATCTAATATGACTCACCTCACTGTTGTTATGTCTCTGATCATGGTCCTGGATTTCGAgattataaacataaaaatctgAATTGTTCGCCTCATTCATCTCTGCTTGTGATTTTAATTGGTATTGTTTACTTCCTTCCAGAGGACATGAGGCCTACTTGAGGACGGGGCCCCATTATGACTTCGACCACTACAGGCAGCTGGTCAACGAGATAACGCAGGCCTTCTGCGGCATCTCCAAGGAAATGCTGGAGATCAAGGGGAGGCTGCACAACGAGTTTGACAGGCCAGCTCTATCCGAGCACATTGAAAAGCTGCAGagcaaagagaagcagaaactGGAACTGGTATGTAAACACAAATAAGTTTATGTTGAATTCATAAAACGGCAGTGTACAAGTCAAGAATAATGTATATAGTAATAAGTGTATCtagaaaaatacacacaaacatctttGTACAGTCAAAGTTAAGCGACTTGCAAATAGTTGTGAGGCAAttaatagatatatatctaAATAATCTATAATTAAGGGACAAAATTATTTAAGAGGtttcataaacaaataaacaagaataATTTTCTCAATCtgcattttggtttatttagtTATATGTTCTGTATAGTtcttttactgtgttattaAATATTAGTATCGCTGtataacatacatacattcttTTACAAGAATTCTCCTCTTTACGTGCCCTAACTAATGAGGTTtcaaactttaataaaaaatttaaGACAATGGGAGTAGAAGTGCTGCTGGATCTTTGTGGTGCTCTTGGAAACCCTCAGGTGTACTGTGCTTATTCCATCTTGTGACTCATAAGGGTTTATGCAATAATGTAACGTGCTATTTAATGACCAACATGGGTCTTCATTGCCATTAGCTGCTGACACTTATCGTTTTTTAAGAAAACCATATTCCAGAGACCTTATTCCATCCATGCAATGAGCCCGGATGagatgaaatattaattaaatgtcatgtaaTATAAGCCTTCTATTACGAGTGCACACTCTTTGTTTTAACGTGTGATACAATCCCACTGTTTCACCACAAGGAGGCAGACTTCTTatgcaaaacatttcataaGCTCCCTCTTGCCTCAAATACGGGTTTCTCCACCGTCATGTCAAGGATTCAGAGATTCCTATGAGGCTGGCTTCTTTTGGGATTTTTGGGATTCAGTTTCAAGTCAGTGACATAAAAGCTTCAGTCTGTCTGTGATGCTCATCATGATTGGACAGACAGTTTGAGACTGCTGTTGAAACAGTACGTCTCGGTGCTTTCCACATTCTTGAACAGTCCACATCTCATACATCTGGTGCTCAGAGGTTGTATGAAGTTTTACACTCTGCCAGTAATGTCATAAAGCCTCCTGTTATCTTCGAGTTCATCCTCCGTctcccctccgtcctccactgaTGAATGGTTTGCATAAATCTTATCCGATGTGCCTTCTCAACAGACAGCCAAGCTGCAGCTGGCCAGGCAGCGGGCCCAGGATCACCCGGAGGACGAGGACTGTCAAGAACAGATTCAGGAGATCAAGCAAGAGTAAGAGCAGCTATTACCAACCCGTCCGTTTACCGACCCGGCGACTCACTCACCATCAAactgctgtctctctgcaggactTCATATTTCCTCTTACTTTAACAGACTATCCTTTGGTTGTAAAAGAAACTCACAAATGTTTGTAACATGACAACTCGTGTGTTTTCCAGGATCATCAAGAACAAAGAGGCCCTGAGTGAAATCATGCAGGACTTTAAGTATGACTCTGaggagtttgattgacaggtggctcCCAGGAGGCCTTCAGAGATGACAGGTCAGCTCTGCTGTTGACTCCTCAGCTGCACTTATCGATCCCTCTCTGGCTCCGCCCTGCTCGCTGCAGCAGTCTTACTCCACCCAGGGGGACTTTTCACATTATGgctctgtgtgtttctatttgTAGTCAGgtgctttttttgttaatgcatacctcagcaaaaaaagaaagaaatgtaaatactctAGAGTTTGAATAATTCCTGGTAGTTCATACCCgctgtctttgtttatttgatgagttgtatttttaaaaaataaaaagagaagtttgactttttactgtttttatacATTACAGAGTATTTATCAGAGGCACTTTTGGTGCAGTAAAAGAATataacttaaaacaaaaaacattaaaatatgcagttgtaaaaatataaacagtatgaaaatgtcttcaaaacatgttttgctcaGACACGGGACAGAATTTGCATTTTACAGATTGAACAAACTCTTCAGTATATAATATCTGAATTTAACTATAAACATGGCGTGCATACGCAACATTTTACATAGCTCGCCACTTTATGTCTGATTACTGTTTGTAGAAGCCATTGTTGGCTTCACTAGAAACAGACAGGTGAGTGACATGAGGACtcagtgtttttggtttttttaccgCTCACAAGCGAGATATATACAAAGGGATTGAGTTTATTTcgttcattttttattttcaatcaaGTCCGAAGTTTTCTTTGAATACtagttaatttattttgttacaaGTTTAAGGAACTGCCCTTATCAATACCCTCAATCGCCTGCTGCAACCCCGACCTGGACCTTCAATCAACCCAACTCAGCAAGCAAGTGATTCATATATATTGTGGATGTTTGGAAACTAGTTTGAATCAAGTCTGTCCCTTTATGTGTCAATTGAGCTTAACTGCATGACAGAGAGCCATAGCAGTGGTCAAACAGCTCTTTAGTGAtttcacaaatatatttttcactaAACTACATCTGAAACAATCGATCGATCGACACAAAGTGATTTGCCAGCtattataatcatattttttggTAGCAAAATGTCAAAGATTAACtgttaaattgaatatatttgtatattggGCCGTTATCAGACAATATATTTCAAGATTGGCCTTTTTGAAAATTGTGACTggtattttttcattatttttctaaatgaaacTACATGAAATTTATCAGCAAATTAtctgataaagaaaataaccttTAATGGCAGCTCTACTCTGAAGTTATGTTTCCTACAGTATTAGCTGTAGAGACAAACTCTCCTAAAGGCCACACAATTCGTACATCATCCCCATAACAATGTAAACCTCACAGATTTTGAGAAGACCACAGCTTTACAAAATGACCTTGCTAAATTCTGGTTAGGgttgttttgtactttttgttccCAGATaaccatgttttaaaaaaaatgacttgcaGTACTTACTACAGTAATGCTTGAGTATCATTTGACATAAAAGTATAATTTACGAGTTGCTTATCTTACATTAATTTAGCAGTCTAAACTGTGACCGCATATTTTTTCCAGAATAAAAGTGCAGTAACTGAGGGCcttaacatttgtgtttgtgcacacagATCTAGCAGACAGATTTGTCCAGCGGGAACGGTAGAAAAAGGGCTTCATTGTCTCTCTTCAGTTATCTTCCATTCGGGCCCTTTAAACTCACGTTAAGTCTGTATGACCAAACACTGCAGTATCCCTCAGGCGGGGCCGTTAGACCTCTCACACAGCTGGGACCCTCGGGGCCA from Anoplopoma fimbria isolate UVic2021 breed Golden Eagle Sablefish chromosome 8, Afim_UVic_2022, whole genome shotgun sequence includes:
- the rex1bd gene encoding required for excision 1-B domain-containing protein — encoded protein: MVPTDLKALIQRFYHLQSERVETYQLFEEGHEAYLRTGPHYDFDHYRQLVNEITQAFCGISKEMLEIKGRLHNEFDRPALSEHIEKLQSKEKQKLELTAKLQLARQRAQDHPEDEDCQEQIQEIKQEIIKNKEALSEIMQDFKYDSEEFD